The following is a genomic window from Spirosoma foliorum.
TCAAAATAGCCTAAGCTATTTATACTTGAGCACTTAGATTCAATCATTTACGGATTGTGTGACCCCGATGGGGTCACACAATCCGTAATCTAGGATCCATATCTCCCATTCCTCGGCCTGTGTCCTCACAGGCCGTTTTTATAGTAGTGTCACCGGGGCCACCAAGTCCTGAGATTAGTTTTCATTGACCTGGTACAACATTATTTCTTGTACTAGGTCATCGTTTTGGCCCATAGGATCGCGGTAATTTTGTGGTATCAACGTCAACGATTCGGCAAAACAACGTATCGCCATGAAGTCAACCATCGCCTTTATCGGTTCAGGCAATCTGGGAACTGAATTGGCTACCCGGCTGGTCAATAGTGCTTACCGGCTGCTGATCTTCGATCAGCATTTAGCCAAGTCGCAGCTACTCGTCAATCAGCTTTTGACGGTCACTCCTACAGCCGAAGTGGAAGCTATCGACTGCCCGACAAATGCGTCCTGGGAAGCCGACATCATTGTGTTGGCCGTTCCCGAATTGTCAAAAAAAGAGGTGGCTGATCGAATCAGAGACGTGGCCGTTTGCAAAATCGTTATCAGTCTCTATACACCATTGCATGATGAAGAAAGCCGTCATTTTGAGTCTACAGCTATTTACGTGGGCGAAGAATTACAACAACGACTCCCGAATTCTAAAGTGGTGAACGTAATCATCATGGGCGAAGAACGAACAGATGCATTTCTCATCAGCACGCATCCCGAAGCGCTAATTACGGTTTCAACGCTGATTCAGAATGCAGGACTAAATCCCATCGTGGCCGAGGATTGGTCGGTAGATAGCACAAAAATTCTTTGACAGGATTTACAAGATTCACAGGATTGCCTATCTGATTATTAATCCTGTAAATCCTGTCGAAAACAACTTATACATGGAACGGAAACAGTTTGTAAAGACCATTCTAACAGGAGCAATTACAATGAACACTTTATCAGCTTTTAAACAATTTACCAACGATCTGGACGAAACAGGCCCCCTTATGCCCGTTTTGTTTGTTGGCCACGGATCGCCGATGAACGGCATCGAAGACAATGAATTCAGTCGTCGCTGGACACGTATGGCGCAGGAAATCCCGACGCCAACGGCTGTGCTGGTCGTTTCGGCGCACTGGTTTACACGAGGTACGAAAATTACGGCCATGGACTTCCCGGAAACCATTCACGACTTCGGCGGCTTTCCCAAAGCCTTGTTCGACGTGCAGTATCCGGCTCCCGGCAATCCAGCCCTTGCTAAAGAAACGGCTTCCTTGCTTCACTCTGCCCATGTAGAATTAGCACACGATTGGGGCCTGGATCACGGCACCTGGACAATCGTTCGGCACATGTACCCAGACGCTAAAATTCCTGTTTTGCAATTGAGCATCGACTATACCAAAGGGCCACAGTACCACTATGATTTAGCTCGTGAACTCTACTCCTTACGCAAAAAAGGCGTGCTGATTATCGGGAGTGGCAACATGGTACATAACCTGCGCATGGTGGCCTGGGACAAAATGGATGTGCCCAATTACGGTTTCGATTGGGCGAAATCGCTTAACGACAAGTTCAAACAGTTGATTAGCGACGGCGACGTAAAACCGCTCATCAATTACAACACTCTGGGTCGGGAAGCCGCCTTAGCCATTCCGACCCCCGAACATTATCTGCCGCTGTTATACAGCTTAGGTCTGCAAGGGACTAAAGATTCCGTCTCGTTCTTTAACGACCGGGCGGTGGCGGGTTCGCTTACGATGACGTCGGTGAAGATTGGGTAGGTTGGCAAAGGGGTAAGGGCATGGGGCATAGGGGTAAAAGCATGCGCTAGCTCCTATGCCCCATGCCCTTACCCCTTTGCACTTTAGTTCACTTTGATATAATCCACCTCCGGCTTGGCCAGAACGGTTGCGGAAGGTTTTACGCCCAGAATTTCGTGCACATTCCGCCGGATATTCTGGGCAATTTGGTTCAGGGGTAAGTCGTTGCAATCCAGCCCGAACGGTTCTTCAATTTCATCGCCAATCATCTCGATGCCAATTAAAGCATAGGCTGCCAGCGTGGTTGCAATGATGCCGAAATAGCCGTAGTTAGAAACGAGAACCAAGGGAATCAGCAACACATACATCGTAATAAACAGCTTGATAAAGAAGCTATACGAGAACGGAATCGGTGTTTTTTTGATGCGTTCGCAGGAGCCCGTTATATCCAGCAAGGCCTGATGATAAAGCCGAATGGTAATTAAATCGGCGTCGTTGACAAGACCGTCCTGACGTAGTGCCTGAAACCGACGCGTGAGTAAAGCGGCCAGCCGACTGGGGATATGCGTATAGTCGGGGAGCGTTTTTAATTGATCGTCACCCGCTTCTTCGAGTTCTGTAAAATCAACGCCCGTCCGCAGATGCCCTTTAAGCGCCAGCGCAAAGTTGGAGAGCGTTCGGGCGAAGAAAACCCGGTTTGTTAGAGCATCATCGGGCAAGAGTCCATCCATCAGGACAGCCAGGTTACGGCTGTAATTAACTAACAATCCCCACTGCCGACGGCCTTCCCAGAACCGATCGTAAGCGGTATTGGTCCGAAAGACCAGCAATAAACTAAGTGTGATGCCTAATAATGAAAAGAGGGTTCCGTCGAACGGTACGTGAATATCGGCAACATGCTGGTCGATTAGGGTTAGTAGAACCCCGTAAAGACTCACATACCCTACTCGTTGCAAAAGCACTCGAATACTGTAACTGGTGTGAAAATGCCTAAGGGCACCAAACCAATTTTTTGCTTCGTAAATAATCACCGGTTGTAGAAGAATAGTGTGTTATTGTTTCTCTCGTAAAGAATCAATATACACATTCATCTTCAGCGGGCAAGTCCAATCTGAGTTATCGGAACGATTAATCAGGAAAT
Proteins encoded in this region:
- the ygiD gene encoding 4,5-DOPA dioxygenase extradiol, which encodes MNTLSAFKQFTNDLDETGPLMPVLFVGHGSPMNGIEDNEFSRRWTRMAQEIPTPTAVLVVSAHWFTRGTKITAMDFPETIHDFGGFPKALFDVQYPAPGNPALAKETASLLHSAHVELAHDWGLDHGTWTIVRHMYPDAKIPVLQLSIDYTKGPQYHYDLARELYSLRKKGVLIIGSGNMVHNLRMVAWDKMDVPNYGFDWAKSLNDKFKQLISDGDVKPLINYNTLGREAALAIPTPEHYLPLLYSLGLQGTKDSVSFFNDRAVAGSLTMTSVKIG
- a CDS encoding bestrophin family protein, whose product is MIIYEAKNWFGALRHFHTSYSIRVLLQRVGYVSLYGVLLTLIDQHVADIHVPFDGTLFSLLGITLSLLLVFRTNTAYDRFWEGRRQWGLLVNYSRNLAVLMDGLLPDDALTNRVFFARTLSNFALALKGHLRTGVDFTELEEAGDDQLKTLPDYTHIPSRLAALLTRRFQALRQDGLVNDADLITIRLYHQALLDITGSCERIKKTPIPFSYSFFIKLFITMYVLLIPLVLVSNYGYFGIIATTLAAYALIGIEMIGDEIEEPFGLDCNDLPLNQIAQNIRRNVHEILGVKPSATVLAKPEVDYIKVN
- a CDS encoding NAD(P)-binding domain-containing protein is translated as MKSTIAFIGSGNLGTELATRLVNSAYRLLIFDQHLAKSQLLVNQLLTVTPTAEVEAIDCPTNASWEADIIVLAVPELSKKEVADRIRDVAVCKIVISLYTPLHDEESRHFESTAIYVGEELQQRLPNSKVVNVIIMGEERTDAFLISTHPEALITVSTLIQNAGLNPIVAEDWSVDSTKIL